From the genome of Candidatus Thermoplasmatota archaeon, one region includes:
- a CDS encoding NAD(+)/NADH kinase, producing the protein METHTAEALGLKGEPLQKMKVDVLITIGGDGTILRTLQGNDAPVMGVNAGVLGFLTEVQGDEIKPAIKKLLAGEYHLEKRLKLKTTMNGQRLEDATNEAVVHTAHIAKMRHFAISVDGTPATEIRADGLIVATPTGSTSYAMSVGSSIIDPRVDAFVIAPIAPFRLAARPLVVAAKSKIAVTILEPKECTMVIDGQCEFKIRGDEKLVFTASEKKAKFVSFKDDFYRNLEEKLIASAPFAAHRH; encoded by the coding sequence GTGGAAACCCACACAGCGGAGGCCCTAGGACTAAAGGGTGAGCCGCTCCAGAAGATGAAGGTCGATGTCCTGATCACCATCGGAGGGGACGGGACGATACTGCGCACGCTCCAGGGGAACGATGCGCCTGTCATGGGCGTGAATGCTGGAGTCCTCGGGTTCCTGACGGAGGTCCAGGGGGACGAGATCAAGCCCGCGATCAAGAAGCTCTTGGCAGGGGAGTACCACTTGGAGAAGCGGCTCAAGCTGAAGACCACGATGAACGGCCAGAGGTTGGAGGACGCCACCAACGAGGCGGTCGTGCACACGGCCCACATCGCCAAGATGAGGCACTTCGCGATATCCGTCGACGGCACTCCGGCAACGGAGATCAGAGCGGACGGACTGATCGTCGCGACACCGACGGGCTCGACATCGTACGCCATGAGCGTCGGCTCGTCCATCATAGACCCGCGCGTGGACGCGTTCGTCATAGCTCCCATAGCCCCGTTCCGACTCGCGGCCAGGCCGCTGGTCGTGGCAGCGAAGAGCAAGATCGCAGTCACGATCCTGGAGCCTAAGGAGTGCACAATGGTCATAGACGGCCAGTGCGAGTTCAAGATCAGAGGGGACGAGAAGCTCGTGTTCACCGCGTCCGAGAAGAAGGCGAAGTTCGTCAGCTTCAAGGACGACTTCTACAGGAACCTCGAGGAGAAGCTCATAGCATCGGCGCCTTTCGCGGCGCACAGGCATTGA
- a CDS encoding Mov34/MPN/PAD-1 family protein, translated as MILEASKSQYPEEFGALLRAEKGVIYELILLPGTIAGERHAIFHFSNLPIDSTVVGTIHSHPSGAIHPSGADVDLFGKFGWIHIITGYPFERQSWGCFDSNGEPRQLKVVD; from the coding sequence ATGATCCTCGAGGCGTCGAAGTCGCAGTACCCCGAGGAGTTCGGGGCGCTGCTGAGGGCCGAGAAGGGCGTCATCTACGAGCTCATACTCCTTCCGGGCACGATCGCCGGGGAGAGGCATGCGATCTTCCATTTCAGCAACCTGCCGATAGATTCCACAGTCGTCGGTACGATCCACTCGCACCCTTCAGGGGCGATCCATCCCTCGGGAGCCGATGTGGACCTGTTCGGCAAGTTCGGCTGGATCCATATCATCACAGGGTACCCGTTCGAGAGGCAGAGCTGGGGCTGCTTCGATTCCAACGGGGAGCCGAGGCAGCTCAAGGTAGTCGATTGA
- a CDS encoding DUF3800 domain-containing protein: protein MDIYVDESGDLGFSWPRSSKYLIVAMLATSDSRQLHRIMKRARSRFRDSRYPGGEFKFNRESDVVRVFFMEALGKANCAITWTAVDKMKPRRRFTRGSDLYDLACEETLRQMSRVLEAGSIDMIMDCRRSKTKQRRNLESLMNRVLMSNHPGHFPPELTIRHLDSESCVGLQIHDFVVGSVFQRVERMNERYLRIIEGRVTSYRII, encoded by the coding sequence GTGGACATCTACGTCGATGAGAGTGGCGACCTGGGGTTCTCATGGCCCCGGAGTTCCAAATACTTGATAGTCGCAATGCTTGCTACTAGTGATAGTAGGCAGCTTCACAGGATTATGAAGCGGGCGCGAAGTAGATTCCGCGATTCACGGTATCCCGGTGGCGAGTTCAAGTTCAACCGGGAATCAGATGTCGTAAGAGTCTTCTTCATGGAGGCACTGGGGAAAGCAAACTGTGCAATCACGTGGACCGCTGTTGACAAGATGAAACCGCGGAGACGTTTCACAAGGGGGAGTGACCTCTATGATCTTGCGTGCGAGGAAACGCTTCGCCAGATGTCCAGAGTGTTGGAGGCGGGTTCAATCGACATGATAATGGACTGCAGGAGATCCAAGACTAAACAGAGGCGGAATCTCGAGTCTCTGATGAATCGTGTTCTCATGTCAAATCATCCTGGTCATTTTCCGCCCGAATTGACGATAAGACACCTCGACTCTGAGAGCTGTGTGGGTCTCCAAATCCATGATTTCGTAGTAGGATCGGTGTTTCAGAGGGTCGAACGAATGAACGAACGTTATCTAAGAATCATAGAGGGAAGAGTCACATCCTACCGAATCATCTAG
- a CDS encoding Fic family protein: MRNIILDALRDEFLTRTPLDGLPDGVWKRASALNTWGTNAIEGNTLTWSDVEKLLLQQKSVANRPIKDVLETIQHEAAFRRLLALRTKLISLVLVQDLHDAVFRGVKEGSGQWRRVNVRIAGSSFALPRMEKVVPMMEEWAREYSRRDREGDPVFDLGAWMHNEFESIHPFSDGNGRVGRLLLNLHFLKHNWPPVHVLPQNRRRYLSCMESANDGDLSRLVEFVRVLMAHSLLDLLDQVGTREDELKQLKSFSRKSGYSAQYLSLRAGQGQLPALMVRGDWLSSQRAIDLYTRTLGRARPSRKASD; encoded by the coding sequence ATGAGGAATATCATACTTGATGCCCTGCGAGACGAATTCCTCACCCGCACTCCTCTTGACGGTCTGCCCGACGGTGTATGGAAGAGGGCGAGCGCTCTCAACACCTGGGGCACTAACGCAATCGAGGGCAACACGCTGACCTGGTCCGATGTCGAGAAGCTGCTGCTTCAGCAGAAGAGCGTCGCGAACAGACCGATCAAGGATGTCCTGGAGACCATCCAGCACGAGGCCGCGTTCCGTAGACTACTGGCCCTCCGCACAAAGCTCATATCGCTGGTATTGGTCCAGGATCTCCACGATGCGGTCTTCAGAGGGGTCAAGGAGGGTTCTGGGCAGTGGCGCAGGGTCAATGTCAGGATAGCGGGGTCGAGCTTCGCTCTGCCGCGGATGGAGAAGGTCGTGCCCATGATGGAGGAATGGGCTAGAGAATACTCAAGAAGGGACAGGGAAGGAGATCCAGTGTTCGACCTCGGCGCCTGGATGCACAACGAGTTCGAGTCGATCCATCCGTTCAGCGACGGCAACGGGCGCGTAGGCAGGCTGCTCCTGAACCTCCATTTCCTCAAGCACAACTGGCCTCCTGTTCACGTGCTGCCTCAGAACCGAAGGCGATATCTCTCGTGCATGGAGAGCGCGAACGACGGCGACCTGTCCCGTCTGGTCGAGTTCGTCCGTGTGCTGATGGCGCACTCGCTCCTCGATCTTCTCGATCAAGTCGGGACCCGGGAAGATGAGTTGAAACAGCTGAAATCCTTCTCCCGGAAGAGCGGTTACTCGGCACAGTACCTTTCGCTTAGGGCAGGGCAGGGCCAGTTGCCGGCCCTGATGGTTCGTGGGGACTGGCTGTCGAGCCAGCGGGCAATTGATCTGTACACAAGAACGCTTGGCAGAGCCCGCCCGTCAAGAAAGGCAAGCGATTGA
- a CDS encoding NTP transferase domain-containing protein encodes MKGYILAAGEGLRMRPLTSNIPKPLLPVAGRPFLEHNIESLKEAGIRDLILLVGWRAQRIREHFGDGKDFGVKIAYVEQKERLGTAHAIGMIKDKIDSSFFCLYGDVVLTKESVKGMVEHHKKVKGSLMALTTVEDPRRYGSVVVDAGIVKDIVEKPDVPESNLVNAGAYILEPEIFEAIAETKKSSRGEYEITDSFKTLIRKSHLFTHLLTGEWIDVARPWDLIDANRILMEGLGADIKGDVSEKATIIGNIQVGKGTKVLPGSYIIGPTIIGENCEIGPNAYIRPSTSIGEHCKIGAAVEIKNSIIMNRTNVPHLSYVGDSVIGERCNLGAGTKVANLRLDEREIQVVVDGKKVGSGRRKLGVIMGDDVKTGINATIDVGTIIGEGTFIGLGAVARGTIAPKSRLL; translated from the coding sequence ATGAAGGGCTATATTCTAGCTGCGGGCGAAGGGCTCAGGATGAGACCACTGACGTCCAACATACCGAAGCCGCTCCTGCCGGTAGCAGGCAGGCCCTTCCTGGAGCACAACATCGAGTCGCTCAAGGAAGCGGGCATAAGGGACCTCATACTCCTGGTAGGCTGGCGCGCCCAGCGCATCAGGGAGCATTTCGGGGACGGGAAGGACTTCGGTGTCAAGATAGCGTATGTCGAGCAGAAGGAGCGGCTCGGGACCGCACATGCCATAGGCATGATCAAGGACAAGATCGACTCGTCGTTCTTCTGCCTGTACGGGGATGTCGTGCTCACCAAGGAGAGCGTCAAGGGGATGGTGGAGCACCACAAGAAGGTCAAGGGCAGTTTGATGGCCCTGACGACCGTCGAGGACCCCAGAAGGTACGGGAGCGTGGTCGTGGACGCCGGTATCGTCAAGGACATCGTAGAGAAGCCGGATGTGCCCGAGTCCAACCTCGTCAACGCCGGAGCCTACATCCTCGAGCCTGAGATCTTCGAGGCGATCGCAGAGACGAAGAAATCATCGAGAGGGGAGTACGAGATAACGGACTCGTTCAAGACGCTCATTCGCAAGAGCCATTTGTTCACACACCTCCTCACGGGCGAGTGGATAGATGTCGCCAGGCCTTGGGACCTCATAGATGCCAACCGCATACTCATGGAAGGACTGGGGGCTGACATCAAGGGAGATGTCTCCGAGAAGGCGACGATCATCGGCAACATCCAGGTCGGCAAGGGCACCAAAGTATTGCCGGGATCATACATCATCGGCCCCACGATCATCGGCGAGAACTGCGAGATAGGCCCCAACGCATACATCCGCCCGAGCACTTCGATAGGCGAGCACTGCAAGATCGGCGCTGCTGTCGAGATAAAGAACTCGATCATCATGAACAGGACCAACGTGCCGCACCTGTCCTACGTGGGGGACAGCGTCATCGGCGAGAGGTGCAATCTGGGCGCAGGCACCAAGGTCGCGAACCTCCGCCTGGACGAGAGGGAGATTCAGGTCGTGGTCGACGGGAAGAAGGTCGGCTCCGGCCGCAGGAAGCTGGGCGTCATCATGGGGGACGATGTCAAGACGGGCATCAACGCCACCATCGATGTGGGCACTATCATTGGCGAGGGGACCTTCATAGGACTGGGCGCAGTTGCGAGAGGCACGATCGCACCTAAGAGCAGGCTGCTCTGA